CTCTATCCTGCTTGCATAACCAGCTGCAGATTCAGTGGCGTGATGGAGTTCAAAGAGAAATAATGAAATTAGGGCAACTTGTTCCCAATCTGTTGCTGTCAAGCGCGATTGTGGTATTGGTCACAGCTCCTGGGAAAAGTGAGGAAATATTATCAATTAAACTGAAAAAGACTACAGGAGCTATTGACAAGAGCGTGGGTTCTGCTCGACAAGCACCTCTAGTGACCAAAGCGCAGCCTGTTGAGGCGACTGGAAAGATTCGGCTTTTAAGTGAGATAGAGCACCCACTCAAGAGCGCCCAAATGTTACTCGTACAGTCACCAGTACCCCAAACATCTCCCACATCAGAAGTTGTGCAAGTGACAGGCGTGAAAGCCAATTCCACCAAGCAAGGTGTGGAGGTGATTTTACAAACCGCAAAAGCGCAACAGTTACAAATCATAAATCGCAGTGCTGGCAATAGCTTTATCGCCGACATTCCAAATGCTCAACTGCGTCTACCCAGTGGTGAGGCATTTACATTTCGCGCTGAAAAACCACTTGCTGGGATTACTCAGATAACGGTCACTAACTTTGATGCCAAGAGTATTCGGGTCTCAGTCATAGGTGAGACTGTTGTCCCAACTGTCGAGTTGTTTGATAGTTCGAACGAGGGTTTGATTTTGAGCATTGCGAATCCCCAACCTTCTATGCAGCAGGAGCAACAACCCCAAACACAAAAAGAGCCTGAATCAGTTGAGCCTAGCAGTGAAACAAAGCCAACCCAACCATCAACTCAGGGTGATGAGCCAATTGAATTGGTGGTCACAGGTGAGCAAGACGGATATACTGTACCTGATGCAACGACTGGAACAAGACTAGATGTTCCACTACTAGAGACGCCAGCCTCCATCGGTACGATTACCAGAGAATTGATTGAAGACAAAGCTGCTCGGCGAGCTGAAGATTTGATTCCTTACATTAGTGGTGTTAGCCGAGGCGCAGGAAGTAGCCCACAGGGAGGACTCCTATCTCAGTTTACAATTCGTGGATTTAGTGTAGAGTCACAAACTTATATCAATAGTTTGCGAGACAATACTCGATTCCAGGTTCGAGACTTGGCAAATATCGATCGGATTGAAATTCTCAAAGGATTCTCTTCTGTACTCTATGGCAACGGAGCGCCAGGAGGAGTTGTTAATTATATTACCAAAAAGCCGCAAGCTACGCCCAACTACACAACTTCCTTTGAAGCTGGGAGCTTCAATTTTTATCGAGGTGAAATTGACTTAACAGGTCCCCTGGATCGAAATAACAACTTGCTTTACCGATTGATCGTCGCTTTGCAGAGTGCAGACTCCTTCTATGACAACGTTGAAGATAATCGTATTTTCATTGCTCCATCACTTAGGTGGAATACTGGCGGAGGTGGTTCCTTAACTCTTGAAGCCGAGTATTTGCAACAAAGTAAAGACTTTAATGCTGGAATCAAGTTTTTTAACGATCGTTTTTTCTACGATCGCAGTTACACTGACCCTCGAAGCGATAGCCAGCGCGATAATTATCGAGTTAGTGCATACCTGGATCAACCTCTTGGTAAGAACTGGTCGCTGAATCTTGGTGGGAACTACTTACATACCAGTAGAGATGAAAACATATTTACTGCTTTTAGATTTAGTGGCAATACTCTTCAAAACCTTTACAGAGAGATTGACGACGATTATACCCAGTATAATCTACGTGGAGAAATACGAGGAAATTTCAACCTTGGATCATCTCAACACAAGCTTCTAGTAGGGATTGAGTACAACAAATTTAAGAGTGAGTTTATTGGAAATAACCGCTCTATTTTTGTTGGAAGAGTTAATGTCGCTAATCCAATTTTTGATACACCGACTCCTACTGATTTAGGACTTGCTTTTACCAGCTTCAGTAATGAAGATTACGGCGTTTACATTCAGGATTTCATAACTCTTGGGCGCTTCCGTTTCCTTGCGGGTCTTCGCTATGCCGAGTTTAGAAACGAAAATAATAATCAAACTAGCCAAGAAGGTGATTATATTGCTCCAAGTCTGGGACTAGTGTACAGCCTCACAGATTCACTCTCTCTTTATGGCAGCTACAGCAAATCAACGACACCAAATACTGGCAGAACCCCCGAAGGGTTTCTCGATCCTAAAACAGCAACGCAATACGAAATTGGTGCAAAAGCAAACTTCTTCAATGATCGACTGAGTATTACAGCTGCTTTGTTTAATTTAACCCAGACCAATATTGGTGAAACTGATCGAAATAATCCTGAGTTTAACGTCCTAGTGGGAGAAATTCGCAGTCGCGGCTTTGAATTTGATATGACAGGAAAAATCACTGATAACTTCAGTCTCATCGCCGCATATACGCTGCTTGATGCTGAAATCACTGAAAATCTCAATAACCCACAATTAGAGGGAAATCGCCCTGTCAATAGTCCAGTAAATAGTGCTGCACTTTGGGGTAAGTATGACTTTACAAAAGGTACCTTGCAAGGATTAAGCCTAGCAGCTGGTTTGATTTACGTAGGTGATAGGAAAGGAGATAATGCTAATAACTTCGATGTTCCCAGCTATGTGCGGGTGGATTTAGCAGCAGCTTACAGAATCGACAACCTCACTTTCAGGTTGGGTATCGAAAACTTGTTTGATAAAAGGTATATTGAATCCTCATCAGATGCTGCCCAAGTGTATCAGGGATCGCCATTTGCTGTCACTGGTTCAGTTTCTGTAAGATTTTAATCTCTCAACCAAAATTGCAGGGATCGCTGCTGCTGAATATTGTGGACATCTATCATGAAGCCATTCAAATTACGCTCCTTCGCTTTTCACCTTCACCGCTACATCGGGTTAGCCGTGGGACTGCTGTTAATCATCGTAGGCTTAACAGGTAGCCTGCTGGTATTTTCCGATGAAATCGACCATTTTCTGCTTCGTCGTCAAATTGGGCACATTCTCCCCTCTGGGCAAAGGATGTCCATTGAATCCGTGCTAGATAAGGTCAAAGCGGCTTACAGCGACCAGCCAGATATCAAAGCTACTTTTATCAGCACAATACCAGAACCGGATGCCCCTTACCAAATCTTCCTTAGCTCCCCTAAAGGCAATCGCACAGAAGTCAATGTCAATCCTTATACGGGTACAATCATGGGCAGTCGCAACAGCGATCGCACCTTCAGAACACTCGCAATCAAACTACACTACCAACTTCTGGCTGGCGAAACCGGAAGCCAAATTCTTGGGGTAGTCGCACTTTTACTATTCATCCTCAGTATTACAGGTATTATTCTCTGGCCTGGTTGGCGAAGGCTAATTTCTGGTTTCAAAATCAAGCTTGATGCACACCCCAAGCGAGGTAACTTTGACATCCATAAAGTCGTAGGAATTATTGCAGCTGTTTTCTTGGGATTGACGGGGTTCACTGGATTTTGTTGGAATTTCTATGATTTCGCCAAACCTGTCATCTTTGCTGTAACCTTCACTCCCAATCTACCCAACCCTGTTTCCATTCCCATTAAAGGCTCTTCTGGGCTAAAACTTACACAATTGCTGCAAAAATCAGATATGGCATTACCAGATGCAGTCACGACTTATATCGTCCTGCCAACAAAACCAGAAGATGCTCTTAGAGTGGGGAAAAAATTCCCCCAAGAAAGCTGGAAATACGGTTACAGCCAGGTTTATCTAGATCGGTACACGGGTGAAATAGTTCGGTTAAAGAACGCACTTAAACAATCTCTGGGCGACAAAATTTTGGACTTGTTTATACCATTGCACTTTGGTACTTTTGGCGGTTTACCAACTCGTATTCTTTACGTCTTTGTTGGTCTTGCACCACTGATTCTGTTCATCACTGGCTTTGTAATGTGGCGGTATCGTTACCTTGCAAAACCAAGTAGTCTTAATCCTGCGGTAGAACTATCAGAGCAAAGTCGAACTTAACTAACAACTGAATCTGCCCAAATCTATGTTTTTTCAGAATGAATTTGTCAAAAAAGTTATGTCTAATATGTCTAAAGAATGTTTGAGTTCGTTTACATTCTCCTAATAAATTCCAGAAACTAAAATATGGTTCATTTACACAAAGCTTTCCAAAAAAAATCATTCCGAC
This genomic interval from Scytonema hofmannii PCC 7110 contains the following:
- a CDS encoding TonB-dependent siderophore receptor, with translation MKLGQLVPNLLLSSAIVVLVTAPGKSEEILSIKLKKTTGAIDKSVGSARQAPLVTKAQPVEATGKIRLLSEIEHPLKSAQMLLVQSPVPQTSPTSEVVQVTGVKANSTKQGVEVILQTAKAQQLQIINRSAGNSFIADIPNAQLRLPSGEAFTFRAEKPLAGITQITVTNFDAKSIRVSVIGETVVPTVELFDSSNEGLILSIANPQPSMQQEQQPQTQKEPESVEPSSETKPTQPSTQGDEPIELVVTGEQDGYTVPDATTGTRLDVPLLETPASIGTITRELIEDKAARRAEDLIPYISGVSRGAGSSPQGGLLSQFTIRGFSVESQTYINSLRDNTRFQVRDLANIDRIEILKGFSSVLYGNGAPGGVVNYITKKPQATPNYTTSFEAGSFNFYRGEIDLTGPLDRNNNLLYRLIVALQSADSFYDNVEDNRIFIAPSLRWNTGGGGSLTLEAEYLQQSKDFNAGIKFFNDRFFYDRSYTDPRSDSQRDNYRVSAYLDQPLGKNWSLNLGGNYLHTSRDENIFTAFRFSGNTLQNLYREIDDDYTQYNLRGEIRGNFNLGSSQHKLLVGIEYNKFKSEFIGNNRSIFVGRVNVANPIFDTPTPTDLGLAFTSFSNEDYGVYIQDFITLGRFRFLAGLRYAEFRNENNNQTSQEGDYIAPSLGLVYSLTDSLSLYGSYSKSTTPNTGRTPEGFLDPKTATQYEIGAKANFFNDRLSITAALFNLTQTNIGETDRNNPEFNVLVGEIRSRGFEFDMTGKITDNFSLIAAYTLLDAEITENLNNPQLEGNRPVNSPVNSAALWGKYDFTKGTLQGLSLAAGLIYVGDRKGDNANNFDVPSYVRVDLAAAYRIDNLTFRLGIENLFDKRYIESSSDAAQVYQGSPFAVTGSVSVRF
- a CDS encoding PepSY-associated TM helix domain-containing protein, which codes for MKPFKLRSFAFHLHRYIGLAVGLLLIIVGLTGSLLVFSDEIDHFLLRRQIGHILPSGQRMSIESVLDKVKAAYSDQPDIKATFISTIPEPDAPYQIFLSSPKGNRTEVNVNPYTGTIMGSRNSDRTFRTLAIKLHYQLLAGETGSQILGVVALLLFILSITGIILWPGWRRLISGFKIKLDAHPKRGNFDIHKVVGIIAAVFLGLTGFTGFCWNFYDFAKPVIFAVTFTPNLPNPVSIPIKGSSGLKLTQLLQKSDMALPDAVTTYIVLPTKPEDALRVGKKFPQESWKYGYSQVYLDRYTGEIVRLKNALKQSLGDKILDLFIPLHFGTFGGLPTRILYVFVGLAPLILFITGFVMWRYRYLAKPSSLNPAVELSEQSRT